CATCATACTAACTACATGTTTTCCGGCTAATCCAAAGGACCTTTGGGAAAAATATAAAGACTATATGAGTGAAGACATTTTACATCGCATGCGTAGAATAAATGCTAATCCCGACATTTAATTTACATCAAATATATACAATGAAGCATTGATTTTAATTGAGAATGTATGTTTGACAATAGCCAACAAATCACTGACAGAATTGGGAATGATTGCTCCAAATAGATCTGGTAATGACATTTTCGATCGTGATATACAACGAGAAACGCACTTCGATGTTAATGAATTACAAACATTTGTTCGAATTAATCTGCCGAAATTGGTATTAGATTAACGAACAGCATATGACACAATTATAAATGCAATGTCTAACAAGAGTTGTGGCTTATATTTCTTAGATGCACCTGGAGGTACTGgcaaaacttttcttatttcaattattctgGCAACTATAAGAtcacaaaataatattgcaCTTGCTATTGCATCATCTGGTATTGCAGCAACTCTTTTGGACGGTGGTCGAACAGCACATTCAGCATTGAAATTGCCATTAAATGTGCAGGTAATTGAAACTCCAACATGTAATATTAGCAAAGATTCTGGGATGGGAAAAGTACTAAGATCATGTCAGCTTATAATATGGGATGAATGCACNCATTTCGTGAGGCTTGCCAGAAATTATGTCTCTTAGAAAACAATGCTCATTGGGATATTTCACTCGCTGATGCTTCTATTAAATGTGCAGGTAATTGAAACTCCAACATGTAATATTAGCAAAGATTCTGGGATGGGAAAAGTACTAAGATCATGCCAGGTTATAATATGGGATGAATGCACCACGGCACACAAGAAATCATTGGAAGCACTCAATCGCACATTAAAAGATTTGAGAGGAAATGAGCAGCTCTTTGGTGGTGCGCTCATTTTGCTAGCTGGTGATTTTAGACAAAC
Above is a window of Parasteatoda tepidariorum isolate YZ-2023 unplaced genomic scaffold, CAS_Ptep_4.0 HiC_scaffold_4711, whole genome shotgun sequence DNA encoding:
- the LOC139424869 gene encoding ATP-dependent DNA helicase pif1-like; protein product: MSNKSCGLYFLDAPGGTGKTFLISIILATIRSQNNIALAIASSGIAATLLDGGRTAHSALKLPLNVQVIETPTCNISKDSGMGKVLRSCQVIIWDECTTAHKKSLEALNRTLKDLRGNEQLFGGALILLAGDFRQTLPVIPRSTPADELNACLKSSVA